The Acetobacter oryzifermentans genomic interval GCCCCAGCGTAAGGCCGGGGTGGAAGAACAGAATAATAGAGGCAATGGAAAGCACGGCCGAGACAATAAGCCCCATGTACCGGCCACGCATGAAGTTGATATGCGTGTCTTTGCGCACAAAACGCAGAAGAGGACGTCCGAACATAATGGCCTCGCTTCAGACAGGCAGGCTGGCAGGGCGCGTACGCGCATACCAGCGGGCCATAAGCATGCGGGAAAGCAGCAGGGTGGTGAACAGCGTGGTGGCAATACCAATGGTAATGGTTAGCGCAAAGCCACGCACCGGCCCGGTGCCAAATACAAACAGCATGACATGGGCCAAAAAGGCCGTGGCATTACTATCTACAATGGTGGAGGTGGCGCGTTCAAACCCGGTTTGCATGGCAGCCAAAGGGGTGCGGCCACGGGCTACTTCTTCACGTATGCGTTCGTTAATCAGAATATTGGCGTCCACCGCCATACCCAAGGTCAGCAGCATACCCGCCATACCCGGCAGTGTAAGTGTGGCTTCGAACAGAGAGAGAATGGCAACCATCAGCACAAGGTTGGCCAGCAGGGCGATATCTGCGTACCAGCCAAAGCGGCCATAAAACAGCACCATAAAAACCACAACCAGCAGGAAGCCAACGCCAAGGCTGAGAATACCGGCCCGAATGGAATCGGCCCCAAGAGATGGCCCGATGCTGCGCTGTTCCACCACGCTTAAGGGTGCGGGCAGTGCGCCAGCGCGGAGCATAAGTGCCAGATCCGTGGCTTTCTGGGCATCAAATCCGCCCGTAATCTGCCCGTTACCGCCCGTAATGGGGGTGCGGATAACGGGGGCTTCAATCACCTTGTTATCCAGAACAATGGCGAAGCGTTTGCCAACATTGGTTTGCGTAACAGATGAGAAAGCGCGCGTGCCCACTGAATCGAATGAGAAGCTGACAGCCCACTCGCCTGTTTGCTGGTCAATCACTGCGCCTGCGTTGGTCAGGTCTGTGCCATCCACATCCACATGGTCAAAAACTGGCAGGGGGCCGCCTTCCGCCGGGTTAGCCATGGGCACAAGGCTCACACCCGGGGGGGCATAGGTGGCATGCAGCGGGTTAGAATCTACCAGCCGGAAGGTCATTTTGGCCGTGGTGCCAAGCAGCGCTTTAATCCGTTCTGGATCACTGATGCCGGGCAGCTCTACCACAATCCGATCATCGCCCTGACGGGTGATTTCGGGGTCAACCGCGCCCGTGCCATCAATAC includes:
- the secD gene encoding protein translocase subunit SecD → MRMYYSRLKLASVLGVCLLGLLLCLPNGMRKPFPSIPWRQIHLGLDLRGGSYLLMQVDLKSLTHDRLQTLVENTRDALLKSQLGYQNINVNADKNTVSFQPRDTAEADRDVATLDKLPRVVPNEFSVKKQDDGTIALVLSADAIKARAREAVTQSIEIVRRRIDGTGAVDPEITRQGDDRIVVELPGISDPERIKALLGTTAKMTFRLVDSNPLHATYAPPGVSLVPMANPAEGGPLPVFDHVDVDGTDLTNAGAVIDQQTGEWAVSFSFDSVGTRAFSSVTQTNVGKRFAIVLDNKVIEAPVIRTPITGGNGQITGGFDAQKATDLALMLRAGALPAPLSVVEQRSIGPSLGADSIRAGILSLGVGFLLVVVFMVLFYGRFGWYADIALLANLVLMVAILSLFEATLTLPGMAGMLLTLGMAVDANILINERIREEVARGRTPLAAMQTGFERATSTIVDSNATAFLAHVMLFVFGTGPVRGFALTITIGIATTLFTTLLLSRMLMARWYARTRPASLPV